The proteins below are encoded in one region of Hordeum vulgare subsp. vulgare chromosome 3H, MorexV3_pseudomolecules_assembly, whole genome shotgun sequence:
- the LOC123443781 gene encoding uncharacterized protein LOC123443781, with amino-acid sequence MNTNDKKRMATSLEQYERPLRLQRHKIARIKLEYTNEPEEMQKTALVQLSIGKTQPVLLFQLSAAKRCTIFDNFLVDPQYTFAGFSIDGDKTRLERINLEVTNFIDIQKEWTVPEATKELDSLEDVARMLIDDYYNDVKKKITNKEHMRSGSLPLSKRHIKYATKDAYIVYEIWKRITLSHDGLRCTKLKKEEPPMKHARS; translated from the coding sequence ATGAACACGAATGATAAGAAGCGGATGGCGACCTCCCTCGAGCAGTACGAGCGCCCCCTCAGACTCCAACGCCACAAGATCGCCCGAATCAAACTGGAGTACACTAACGAGCCTGAAGAGATGCAGAAAACCGCCCTCGTCCAACTCTCCATCGGCAAGACTCAGCCGGTGCTTCTCTTCCAACTGAGTGCCGCTAAAAGGTGCACCATCTTTGACAATTTCCTCGTTGACCCCCAGTACACATTTGCCGGCTTCTCCATCGACGGTGACAAAACCAGGCTCGAGCGCATCAACTTGGAGGTGACCAACTTCATCGATATCCAGAAGGAATGGACGGTGCCCGAGGCCACCAAGGAGTTGGACTCCCTTGAGGACGTCGCCCGCATGCTCATCGACGACTACTACAACGACGTGAAGAAGAAGATCACCAACAAGGAGCACATGCGCTCAGGCTCCCTGCCCCTATCCAAGAGGCACATCAAGTACGCGACAAAGGACGCGTACATAGTGTACGAGATATGGAAACGAATCACCCTCTCCCACGATGGGCTTCGTTGCACAAAGCTGAAGAAGGAGGAGCCACCCATGAAGCACGCCAGGAGCTAG